The sequence TTTGCAAAGAGTTCATCTTCGCTCTTGAAGCCGAGCTCTTCGAGCTTCTTCTTCTTGACGTCCTCTGGGAGTGAGTTGAACATTTCTTTAACGTCATCAATTGTGCTCAATCCTACACCGCCGTCAGCTAAGCCGAGCTCGACGATTCCACCCTTGAATGTTCCCTTAACTACTGACTCAACTGCCTTGTAAACACCGACATCAACTCTCTTCATCATTGAAGCAATTATGACACCTGGCTTAATCCAGTCCTGTGCTGAGTCAACACCAATAGCGAATGGTGGTCCCATATCTTTTCCTTGGCTCTGTAAGTACTCACCAATGGCATCGAAGACACCCAATCCGACTGCACCAGCAACTTGGTAGATAACCCATGCGCCCTGTCCGAGCTGAGCTTGTGTAGCAGTCTTACCTTTAGCAGGGTCTGTAAATGAACCAGTGTATGTGTATAATATGTCAATGTTAACGTCCTTTCCAGTCTTCTGCTTGTAGTAGTCCTCAGCCCAGGCGACACCGAATCTGTAACCACCCTCGAACTTGTAGAGAACTGGAATTTCGATACCAAGAACAATACCAACCTTGTCCTTACCATCGTTTGCTGCGATAAGGGCTGCTAGTGCACCCGCTAAGGCTGAACCCTCGTTTTC is a genomic window of Thermococcus sp. M39 containing:
- a CDS encoding BMP family protein, which codes for MKKSVLALFLIGVLAFSVVASGCIGGGETPTETKKEYAGKIAIVYDVGGRGDLSFNDMAYLGASKAAKDFNLELKEVQSKQESDYLPNLRTLAQSGEYDLIIAVGFMMTDAVKQVADEFPNQKFAIVDGYIPDKPNVMSILFKENEGSALAGALAALIAANDGKDKVGIVLGIEIPVLYKFEGGYRFGVAWAEDYYKQKTGKDVNIDILYTYTGSFTDPAKGKTATQAQLGQGAWVIYQVAGAVGLGVFDAIGEYLQSQGKDMGPPFAIGVDSAQDWIKPGVIIASMMKRVDVGVYKAVESVVKGTFKGGIVELGLADGGVGLSTIDDVKEMFNSLPEDVKKKKLEELGFKSEDELFAKLEETRKQVPDWIWEAVKELEQKILSGEIKVPKAQNKEQIEAIRNAKDWKEMMQLAEQWEKESS